The Campylobacterota bacterium genome window below encodes:
- a CDS encoding MoxR family ATPase: MRTLDALTTMRSLIGAKIPAFLWGAPGIGKSSIIKQIARERGVECIDLRLSLLDPTDLKGIPFYERDSHSAMWAPPSFLPRGGEGILFLDELNSAAPAVQASAYQLILDRKVGEYTLPEGWAIVAAGNREGDRGVVYRLPSPLANRFVHVEMEVNAADWRDWALGEGIDARVTAYIAFKNEALFGFDPLRNERSFPTPRSWEAVHRILSANLPRPLWLDAIGGAVGHDAAVDFLGFVQVMDALPDIDAIVEGEDAEAPQELSALYALSSALVGRVLASPSDKTVSHVLRYTLKLKNEFAVLIVQDLQRHGVAMEHLDAFGEWVEAYAYLL; the protein is encoded by the coding sequence ATGCGAACCCTTGACGCTTTGACGACCATGCGTTCTTTGATCGGGGCGAAAATTCCCGCATTTTTATGGGGAGCACCGGGAATCGGCAAATCGTCGATCATCAAACAGATTGCCCGTGAGAGAGGGGTGGAATGCATCGATTTGCGTCTTTCCCTGCTCGATCCGACCGATCTCAAAGGGATTCCGTTTTACGAACGTGATTCCCACAGTGCGATGTGGGCGCCGCCGTCGTTTCTCCCCAGGGGCGGGGAGGGAATTTTGTTCCTGGATGAACTCAACTCGGCCGCCCCGGCGGTACAGGCTTCGGCCTACCAGCTGATCCTCGATCGCAAAGTCGGGGAATACACGCTTCCCGAAGGATGGGCCATAGTCGCTGCGGGAAACCGCGAAGGGGATCGCGGCGTCGTATACCGCCTCCCCAGCCCACTGGCGAACCGTTTCGTTCACGTCGAAATGGAAGTCAATGCGGCCGACTGGCGCGACTGGGCGTTGGGAGAGGGGATCGACGCGCGGGTGACGGCCTATATCGCTTTTAAAAACGAGGCGCTGTTCGGATTCGATCCCTTGCGCAACGAACGGAGTTTCCCTACACCCCGAAGCTGGGAGGCGGTGCATCGGATCTTATCGGCAAATCTGCCCCGTCCGCTTTGGCTCGATGCGATCGGCGGCGCGGTGGGACACGATGCCGCCGTCGATTTTCTGGGATTTGTGCAGGTGATGGATGCCCTGCCCGACATCGACGCGATCGTCGAGGGCGAAGATGCGGAGGCCCCGCAGGAGCTTTCGGCGTTGTATGCCCTCTCCTCGGCGCTGGTGGGACGGGTCCTCGCATCTCCTTCGGACAAAACCGTGTCGCACGTGCTGCGCTATACGCTGAAACTCAAAAATGAATTTGCCGTTCTCATCGTTCAGGACCTTCAGCGCCACGGCGTCGCGATGGAACATCTGGACGCTTTCGGGGAATGGGTCGAAGCGTACGCGTATCTGTTATGA
- a CDS encoding 3'-5' exonuclease, translated as MAKYVLLDTETTGAGENDRIIQLGFMVLEGKNVEVYNDLCSSEVPIAIPAMETHGITPEMIEGLPTCTQTGAFRVLEGLNEPENVLIIHNAPFDLGMLAKENFTSRMRLIDTLRCAKHLFDDEEAHRLQYFRYRLGLYKIEQAEAQALGIEVKAHDAIGDVLVLKLFLSELRKRLSERFGEVNPIDKLVELTQTPVFYSRPLKFGKYKGKTLSEIVESDRGYLSWMLGNMESLDEDMRYSINVVLGNA; from the coding sequence ATGGCGAAATACGTCTTACTCGACACCGAAACGACGGGAGCGGGCGAAAACGACCGGATCATACAACTGGGATTCATGGTCCTTGAGGGGAAAAACGTAGAAGTTTACAACGACCTGTGTTCGAGCGAAGTCCCCATCGCGATACCGGCCATGGAAACGCACGGCATCACGCCCGAGATGATCGAAGGGCTTCCGACGTGTACGCAGACGGGGGCATTTCGTGTCCTCGAAGGTCTCAATGAACCCGAAAACGTCCTGATTATCCACAATGCCCCGTTTGATCTGGGGATGCTGGCAAAAGAAAATTTTACGTCGCGGATGCGGCTGATCGATACGCTGCGCTGCGCTAAGCATCTGTTTGATGATGAAGAAGCGCACCGTTTGCAATATTTCCGTTATCGGCTCGGGCTGTACAAAATCGAGCAGGCCGAAGCGCAGGCGCTGGGGATCGAGGTGAAGGCTCACGATGCGATCGGGGACGTGCTGGTATTGAAACTGTTTTTGAGCGAGCTGCGCAAGCGGCTTTCCGAACGCTTCGGCGAAGTCAATCCGATCGACAAACTCGTCGAGTTGACCCAGACCCCCGTTTTTTATTCCCGTCCGCTCAAATTCGGAAAATACAAAGGGAAAACCCTTAGCGAAATCGTTGAAAGCGACCGCGGCTATCTCTCCTGGATGCTGGGGAATATGGAAAGCCTCGACGAAGACATGCGCTACAGCATCAACGTCGTTTTGGGGAATGCCTAA
- a CDS encoding F0F1 ATP synthase subunit C encodes MKKVLFLMIALAAAAFGAEEAVVNETLKAYSMIAAGVGLGLAALGGAIGMGSTAAATIAGTARNPGLGGKLMTTMFIALAMIEAQVIYTLVIALIALYANPYLG; translated from the coding sequence ATGAAAAAAGTTCTTTTTCTTATGATCGCTCTTGCCGCTGCAGCATTCGGTGCTGAAGAAGCAGTAGTGAACGAAACGCTTAAAGCATACTCGATGATCGCTGCGGGTGTCGGCCTTGGTCTGGCTGCACTCGGTGGTGCCATCGGTATGGGTAGCACTGCTGCCGCAACAATCGCCGGTACAGCTCGTAACCCTGGCCTCGGCGGCAAACTGATGACAACTATGTTCATCGCTCTTGCGATGATCGAAGCTCAGGTTATCTATACCCTGGTCATCGCTCTTATCGCTCTTTACGCGAACCCATACCTCGGGTAA